The following proteins are co-located in the Octopus sinensis linkage group LG24, ASM634580v1, whole genome shotgun sequence genome:
- the LOC115223824 gene encoding uncharacterized protein LOC115223824, with translation MDEGRPGGTSTMAPSQDSGTRQFNWQDCYKTAQMVPLLDLALVGSYNIRRLVTNHANAIGCPSEYIFLPLLSCTAALMGRKTKIKVNQLWQEPPVVWTMIGAYPGTRKSAALRQLMTPLLEIQRELEKQWHLSRPTSPGAPPHSGPGPQKLIAGPMTHEDLSHVLRKNSGQILCFAEDLHQLHKMLELDQENSKGPDQLLVLYDGGPMFHVENGEMTTLDSTCFNHTGMGHPKYVVDLFLNGQTWLSSRYLVACPHNPNFSTIWNSIPLTTDTPPMKTIFQTLHTYHQQNREYVFSTEAWKDLCRVHDEEWASMVSQLDHDERRRSAIEKSLGQIVRMAGVLKALMNACEFTMQATNPAIYEWDLVIDSETLHKAIELSKYFMEQKLALMLVSGMSLGLQPSVNVSAAAAALQQQQQYCAQAAHSASQAAAAAAVVSQQQQQQVQQQAQQQSNQQVAAASQQQQQQQNTHNSSAVLSIPPTPAQSTALGVLPSGIQTSPSTQNLPLPPINSLPKEWDQPQVVLADDDYEIPFIPEFYTMDKASFITNHGKRMKRLLECYDDGTGVSATTAAQKSIAPPVKQQATNNRHPVWVSVLFFKKVSEFGVGAAERIKHPSNKKVYWRFKRKHPLELDEKNKQMLQYLRVDMNLYNKIGSNVYETSSPGPPPVDVVDNSDVVDENSTGGSSSAFDPSFSVKQELVQLN, from the exons ATGGACGAAGGCAGGCCAGGCGGTACGAGCACCATGGCACCGTCGCAAGACTCGGGCACACGCCAGTTCAACTGGCAAGATTGTTACAAGACTGCCCAGATGGTGCCTTTATTGGATCTGGCCTTGGTCGGTAGCTACAACATACGGAGGCTAGTCACCAATCATGCTAATGCCATAGGCTGCCCTTCCGAATATATATTCCTTCCCTTGCTCTCTTGCACAGCCG ctCTGATGGgcagaaagacaaaaataaaagtgaatcAACTATGGCAGGAACCACCTGTAGTTTGGACAATGATTGGTGCCTACCCAGGCACACGGAAATCTGCTGCCCTCCGCCAACTTATGACACCACTTTTAGAAATCCAGAGAGAACTCGAAAAGCAATGGCATTTATCACGTCCTACTTCCCCTGGCGCTCCACCTCACAGTGGCCCCGGACCTCAAAAATTAATTGCTGGGCCAATGACTCACGAAGATTTATCTCATGTACTTCGAAAGAACAGTGGACAAATTCTGTGTTTTGCTGAAGACCTCCATCAGTTACACAAAATGCTAGAACTAGACCAAGAAAATTCTAAAGGACCCGATCAACTCTTGGTTCTCTATGATGGCGGTCCAATGTTTCACGTAGAGAATGGTGAAATGACAACTTTAGATTCTACCTGCTTTAATCACACAGGTATGGGTCACCCAAAATATGTCGTGGATTTATTTCTCAACGGTCAAACCTGGCTTAGTAGTCGCTATTTAGTAGCTTGCCCTCACAATCCCAACTTTTCAACCATCTGGAATTCGATTCCTCTCACTACCGACACACCTCCTATGAAAACTATTTTTCAAACACTTCATACATATCATCAACAAAACCGAGAATATGTTTTCTCGACAGAAGCCTGGAAAGATCTGTGCCGTGTGCACGACGAAGAGTGGGCAAGCATGGTTAGTCAACTGGATCACGATGAACGTCGTCGAAGCGCCATTGAGAAGTCTCTTGGTCAGATTGTACGTATGGCAGGTGTGCTGAAGGCCTTAATGAACGCTTGCGAGTTTACGATGCAGGCTACAAATCCAGCTATTTATGAATGGGATTTGGTTATCGACAGTGAAACTCTACACAAAGCCATTGAACTAAGCAAATATTTCATGGAGCAAAAACTTGCATTGATGTTGGTGTCTGGAATGTCTCTTGGTCTTCAGCCTTCTGTCAATGTTTCCGCTGCTGCAGCTgccttgcaacaacaacaacagtactgtGCACAAGCTGCACACTCCGCATCGCAGGCAGCTGCAGCAGCCGCTGTTGTttcacagcagcagcaacagcaagtcCAACAGCAAGCTCAGCAACAGTCTAACCAGCAAGTTGCAGCAGcatctcaacaacaacagcaacaacaaaatacccACAACTCATCTGCCGTCCTTTCTATCCCCCCTACTCCTGCTCAATCTACAGCCCTTGGTGTTCTCCCGTCCGGCATACAAACGTCTCCCAGCACTCAGAACTTACCTTTGCCACCCATTAATAGTTTACCCAAAGAATGGGACCAGCCTCAAGTAGTCcttgctgatgatgattatgagatcCCTTTTATTCCAGAATTTTACACTATGGACAAGGCATCCTTTATCACTAATCACGGCAAACGAATGAAGCGCTTGCTTGAGTGTTATGATGATGGAACGGGTGTGTCGGCTACGACAGCTGCTCAAAAGTCCATCGCGCCACCCGTGAAACAACAAGCCACCAATAACCGACACCCTGTCTGGGTGTCGGTGTTGTTCTTTAAAAAGGTCTCAGAGTTTGGCGTCGGTGCTGCTGAAAGAATTAAGCATCCATCAAACAAAAAAGTGTACTGGCGCTTTAAACGTAAGCATCCTTTAGAGCTTGATGAGAAGAACAAGCAGATGTTGCAGTATCTGCGAGTTGATATGAACCTTTACAACAAAATTGGCTCAAATGTCTACGAAACATCATCTCCAGGGCCCcctcctgttgatgttgttgataacTCAGATGTTGTTGATGAGAATTCTACTGGAGGGTCAAGCTCGGCATTTGATCCAAGCTTCAGTGTTAAGCAAGAACTTGTACAGCTCAACTGA